A single region of the Brachypodium distachyon strain Bd21 chromosome 3, Brachypodium_distachyon_v3.0, whole genome shotgun sequence genome encodes:
- the LOC100832660 gene encoding uncharacterized protein LOC100832660 isoform X1, with amino-acid sequence MFDDDDDADPHFTAVDKYHFENGMQEPVSLSVLPLKFDEIDEVACLDSTKVDLHGFADNGLHTVHAKVVAWRVGFDYEQPKITVLSSEGYWIELLKPRKCYEKTVRSVLISVQMLHFVKKWPRKENRSLLNHLCEVFNKFDIKPSERDLKKQHSIIKFFAERDPTLMKSKILQRIMENTPRKTKKPILKGVGATERLVASSSDDEEDLDNDDDDYNDKDDNSDDDSSCNNDYNDGDDNSNDDSSFKDDDSDDDGDIDKDDDTGTDNLCAMCDNGGKLLSCEGRCKRAFHPREKDGRESNCDTLGFSSAQLQEIGHYLCKNCEFQQHQCFKCEDLEPSDGPNAKVFQCYKACCGHFYHPSCIAKLLEPHDNDGACELEKRIAAGMAFTCPAHWCSKCGKMEDHTEIPLWLAVCRRCPISYHKKCLPRNISFEDFEEKDGRKSIRAWHLDDRIIIYCRQHEIEDKIGTPRRDHIKLPSIKDSGTIGTHCMDHMKLSSTTESTRDLAKKKAQVTGKRKMNTDQGLTGTEKLSNKISQEKAGQIQGVVIKNDTVHLNRGHCDELDKLTVDEQAKGDENNAKSGKERKMHRGENAYGHDLTLEKGKTPGVKSNTSGLTIGGLTSGHIDDPTPEKKLQIAYVKTPTSNRINSSQDSGWDGEKQVYGSDACQQDPKSPHCNDNSKATEIDTSVDKSRARRGQEEQASDGNMLDLDTNRKKFHKKNGDVRDKVQSPQRIRDIENPRSKSLPQRTDDQRASKSSEYIGREGRGSSRGEWRDNRRASKHNSLSGRRSPQKRSRASSPQRRRMDYLRSNNQHRYEQGRRDDYSSDGDVGRRRLSPQQPAFSRDDFGTMPSPPSSRGRAEYGTSERRTRRAEEYERHGSPWYLRRPEGATSRMDDSSLYALGSDYAMDRTSVPVHHPRNVDLDYGDYHLMDIARVDRHSAYGARTDTGWGENAALSGGGFSDYGLGSDYPPRLRSDSAPRLRSDSPPRNGFKLGDLAFAAGSVTDKYVPQLDQTNHYTTRGHGGLSDVSFQRGHQNSYRYSLF; translated from the exons ATGTttgacgatgatgatgatgcggATCCACACTTTACTGCTGTTGATAAGTATCACTTTGAGAATGGCATGCAGGAGCCTGTCTCTTTGAGTGTCTTGCCTCTAAAGTTTGATGAGATTGATGAAGTAGCATGTCTTGATTCCACAAAGGTGGATTTGCATGGATTTGCGGACAATGGCCTCCATACAGTGCACGCGAAGGTGGTGGCTTGGAGAGTAGGATTTGATTATGAGCAGCCAAAGATCACAGTGCTTTCAAGCGAGGGCTATTGGATAGAGCTGTTGAAACCACGGAAATGCTATGAGAAGACTGTTCGATCAGTATTGATCTCAGTGCAGATGCTCCACTTTGTAAAGAAGTGgcctagaaaagaaaatagaagcCTTTTGAATCACCTCTGTGAAGTTTTCAA TAAATTTGATATTAAACCTTCCGAGCGTGATTTAAAGAAGCAACATTCCATAATCAAGTTCTTCGCAGAGAGGGATCCAACTTTGATGAAGTCAAAG ATTCTTCAAAGGATAATGGAGAATACAcccaggaaaacaaaaaag CCCATTTTAAAGGGTGTAGGTGCCACAGAGCGGCTTGTTGCAAGCAGCAGTGACGATGAAGAAGACTTAGACAATGACGATGATGATTACAATGACAAAGATGACAACAGTGATGATGATTCTAGCTGCAACAATGATTATAATGATGGTGATGACAACAGCAATGATGATTCCAGCTTCAAAGATGATGATAGCGATGATGATGGTGATATTGACAAAGATGATGATACTGGTACTGATAACTTATGTGCAATGTGTGACAATGGAGGGAAATTGCTAAG CTGTGAAGGACGATGCAAAAGGGCTTTCCATCCCAGAGAGAAGGATGGAAGGGAATCTAATTGCGATACTCTTGGTTTCTCTTCTGCACAACTACAG GAAATTGGTCATTATCTGTGCAAGAACTGTGAATTTCAGCAACACCAGTGTTTCAAATGTGAAGATCTTGAGCCATCCGATGGGCCGAATGCTAAG GTGTTCCAATGTTATAAAGCATGTTGTGGGCACTTCTACCACCCCAGTTGTATTGCCAAATTACTTGAGCCTCATGACAACGATGGAGCTTGTGAGTTGGAGAAAAGGATTGCTGCCGGGATGGCATTTACATGTCCTGCACATTGGTGCTCTAAATGCGGAAAGATGGAAGACCATACTGAAATACCATTGTGGCTTGCGGTCTGCCGGCGTTGTCCAATATCGTATCACAAGAAATGCTTGCCTAG AAACATTTCCTTTGAAGACTTTGAAGAGAAGGATGGCAGAAAAAGTATACGTGCTTGGCACCTGGATGATAGAATTATCATTTACTGCAG ACAGCATGAAATAGAAGACAAGATCGGAACACCTCGCAGAGACCATATAAAGTTACCTTCTATAAAAGATAGTGGCACTATTGGAACACATTGCATGGACCATATGAAGTTATCTTCAACTACAGAAAGTACAAGAGATCTTGCTAAGAAGAAAGCACAAGTGACTggcaaaaggaaaatgaaCACCGATCAAGGTTTAACAGGAACTGAAAAGCTGTCAAATAAGATTAGTCAAGAAAAAGCCGGCCAAATCCAAGGAGTTGTCATCAAGAATGACACTGTCCATTTAAACCGAGGGCACTGTGATGAGCTAGACAAACTTACTGTGGACGAACAGGCAAAAGGGGATGAAAATAACGCCAAatctggaaaagaaagaaagatgcaTAGGGGAGAAAATGCATATGGACATGACTTGACACTAGAGAAGGGGAAGACTCCTGGGGTCAAAAGTAATACATCTGGTTTAACTATCGGGGGGTTGACATCAGGTCATATTGATGACCCCActccagaaaagaaattgcagATTGCATATGTGAAGACGCCTACTTCAAACAGAATAAATAGTTCCCAAGACTCTGGATGGGATGGTGAGAAACAAGTTTATGGAAGCGATGCCTGCCAGCAGGATCCGAAGAGTCCTCATTGCAATGATAATTCGAAAGCAACAGAAATAGATACTTCAGTTGACAAGTCAAGAGCAAGACGGGGACAGGAGGAACAGGCATCTGATGGTAACATGTTGGACTTGGATACCAACAGAAAGAAGTTTCACAAGAAAAATGGAGATGTTCGTGACAAAGTTCAAAGCCCTCAAAGAATCCGTGACATCGAAAATCCTCGGTCAAAAAGTCTTCCTCAGCGTACTGATGACCAGAGAGCTTCAAAGTCTTCTGAATACATTGGCAGAGAGGGAAGGGGATCAAGTAGAGGAGAGTGGAGGGATAACAGGAGAGCAAGTAAACATAACTCACTCTCGGGGAGGAGAAGTCCTCAAAAGAGATCAAGGGCCTCTTCTCCGCAACGGCGAAGGATGGACTATCTAAGAAGCAATAACCAACACAGATATGAGCAAGGACGACGCGATGATTATTCCAGTGATGGTGATGTTGGTAGAAGGAGGTTGAGCCCCCAGCAACCAGCATTTTCTCGTGATGATTTTGGTACTATGCCCAGTCCCCCTTCATCTCGGGGAAGAGCAGAATATGGTACCAGCGAAAGACGTACGAGAAGAGCGGAAGAATATGAAAGGCATGGTTCCCCTTGGTACCTGAGAAGACCTGAAGGTGCTACTAGTCGAATGGATGACTCCAGTTTGTACGCACTAGGATCAGATTATGCAATGGACCGGACAAGTGTTCCTGTCCATCATCCACGCAACGTCGATCTTGATTACGGTGACTACCATTTGATGGACATTGCTCGAGTTGATAGGCATTCTGCGTATGGAGCGCGAACTGACACTGGCTGGGGCGAAAATGCAGCATTGAGTGGTGGGGGTTTCAGTGATTATGGACTCGGATCAGATTACCCACCAAGACTGAGATCAGATTCCGCACCAAGACTGAGATCAGATTCCCCACCAAGGAACGGATTTAAATTGGGTGATTTGGCTTTCGCTGCAGGTTCAGTTACGGACAAGTATGTTCCGCAGCTTGACCAAACGAATCATTATACAACAAGAGGCCATGGTGGCCTAAGTGATGTGAGCTTCCAGCGCGGACATCAGAACTCGTATAGATATAGTCTCTTCTAG
- the LOC100832660 gene encoding uncharacterized protein LOC100832660 isoform X2, whose protein sequence is MFDDDDDADPHFTAVDKYHFENGMQEPVSLSVLPLKFDEIDEVACLDSTKVDLHGFADNGLHTVHAKVVAWRVGFDYEQPKITVLSSEGYWIELLKPRKCYEKTVRSVLISVQMLHFVKKWPRKENRSLLNHLCEVFNKFDIKPSERDLKKQHSIIKFFAERDPTLMKSKILQRIMENTPRKTKKGVGATERLVASSSDDEEDLDNDDDDYNDKDDNSDDDSSCNNDYNDGDDNSNDDSSFKDDDSDDDGDIDKDDDTGTDNLCAMCDNGGKLLSCEGRCKRAFHPREKDGRESNCDTLGFSSAQLQEIGHYLCKNCEFQQHQCFKCEDLEPSDGPNAKVFQCYKACCGHFYHPSCIAKLLEPHDNDGACELEKRIAAGMAFTCPAHWCSKCGKMEDHTEIPLWLAVCRRCPISYHKKCLPRNISFEDFEEKDGRKSIRAWHLDDRIIIYCRQHEIEDKIGTPRRDHIKLPSIKDSGTIGTHCMDHMKLSSTTESTRDLAKKKAQVTGKRKMNTDQGLTGTEKLSNKISQEKAGQIQGVVIKNDTVHLNRGHCDELDKLTVDEQAKGDENNAKSGKERKMHRGENAYGHDLTLEKGKTPGVKSNTSGLTIGGLTSGHIDDPTPEKKLQIAYVKTPTSNRINSSQDSGWDGEKQVYGSDACQQDPKSPHCNDNSKATEIDTSVDKSRARRGQEEQASDGNMLDLDTNRKKFHKKNGDVRDKVQSPQRIRDIENPRSKSLPQRTDDQRASKSSEYIGREGRGSSRGEWRDNRRASKHNSLSGRRSPQKRSRASSPQRRRMDYLRSNNQHRYEQGRRDDYSSDGDVGRRRLSPQQPAFSRDDFGTMPSPPSSRGRAEYGTSERRTRRAEEYERHGSPWYLRRPEGATSRMDDSSLYALGSDYAMDRTSVPVHHPRNVDLDYGDYHLMDIARVDRHSAYGARTDTGWGENAALSGGGFSDYGLGSDYPPRLRSDSAPRLRSDSPPRNGFKLGDLAFAAGSVTDKYVPQLDQTNHYTTRGHGGLSDVSFQRGHQNSYRYSLF, encoded by the exons ATGTttgacgatgatgatgatgcggATCCACACTTTACTGCTGTTGATAAGTATCACTTTGAGAATGGCATGCAGGAGCCTGTCTCTTTGAGTGTCTTGCCTCTAAAGTTTGATGAGATTGATGAAGTAGCATGTCTTGATTCCACAAAGGTGGATTTGCATGGATTTGCGGACAATGGCCTCCATACAGTGCACGCGAAGGTGGTGGCTTGGAGAGTAGGATTTGATTATGAGCAGCCAAAGATCACAGTGCTTTCAAGCGAGGGCTATTGGATAGAGCTGTTGAAACCACGGAAATGCTATGAGAAGACTGTTCGATCAGTATTGATCTCAGTGCAGATGCTCCACTTTGTAAAGAAGTGgcctagaaaagaaaatagaagcCTTTTGAATCACCTCTGTGAAGTTTTCAA TAAATTTGATATTAAACCTTCCGAGCGTGATTTAAAGAAGCAACATTCCATAATCAAGTTCTTCGCAGAGAGGGATCCAACTTTGATGAAGTCAAAG ATTCTTCAAAGGATAATGGAGAATACAcccaggaaaacaaaaaag GGTGTAGGTGCCACAGAGCGGCTTGTTGCAAGCAGCAGTGACGATGAAGAAGACTTAGACAATGACGATGATGATTACAATGACAAAGATGACAACAGTGATGATGATTCTAGCTGCAACAATGATTATAATGATGGTGATGACAACAGCAATGATGATTCCAGCTTCAAAGATGATGATAGCGATGATGATGGTGATATTGACAAAGATGATGATACTGGTACTGATAACTTATGTGCAATGTGTGACAATGGAGGGAAATTGCTAAG CTGTGAAGGACGATGCAAAAGGGCTTTCCATCCCAGAGAGAAGGATGGAAGGGAATCTAATTGCGATACTCTTGGTTTCTCTTCTGCACAACTACAG GAAATTGGTCATTATCTGTGCAAGAACTGTGAATTTCAGCAACACCAGTGTTTCAAATGTGAAGATCTTGAGCCATCCGATGGGCCGAATGCTAAG GTGTTCCAATGTTATAAAGCATGTTGTGGGCACTTCTACCACCCCAGTTGTATTGCCAAATTACTTGAGCCTCATGACAACGATGGAGCTTGTGAGTTGGAGAAAAGGATTGCTGCCGGGATGGCATTTACATGTCCTGCACATTGGTGCTCTAAATGCGGAAAGATGGAAGACCATACTGAAATACCATTGTGGCTTGCGGTCTGCCGGCGTTGTCCAATATCGTATCACAAGAAATGCTTGCCTAG AAACATTTCCTTTGAAGACTTTGAAGAGAAGGATGGCAGAAAAAGTATACGTGCTTGGCACCTGGATGATAGAATTATCATTTACTGCAG ACAGCATGAAATAGAAGACAAGATCGGAACACCTCGCAGAGACCATATAAAGTTACCTTCTATAAAAGATAGTGGCACTATTGGAACACATTGCATGGACCATATGAAGTTATCTTCAACTACAGAAAGTACAAGAGATCTTGCTAAGAAGAAAGCACAAGTGACTggcaaaaggaaaatgaaCACCGATCAAGGTTTAACAGGAACTGAAAAGCTGTCAAATAAGATTAGTCAAGAAAAAGCCGGCCAAATCCAAGGAGTTGTCATCAAGAATGACACTGTCCATTTAAACCGAGGGCACTGTGATGAGCTAGACAAACTTACTGTGGACGAACAGGCAAAAGGGGATGAAAATAACGCCAAatctggaaaagaaagaaagatgcaTAGGGGAGAAAATGCATATGGACATGACTTGACACTAGAGAAGGGGAAGACTCCTGGGGTCAAAAGTAATACATCTGGTTTAACTATCGGGGGGTTGACATCAGGTCATATTGATGACCCCActccagaaaagaaattgcagATTGCATATGTGAAGACGCCTACTTCAAACAGAATAAATAGTTCCCAAGACTCTGGATGGGATGGTGAGAAACAAGTTTATGGAAGCGATGCCTGCCAGCAGGATCCGAAGAGTCCTCATTGCAATGATAATTCGAAAGCAACAGAAATAGATACTTCAGTTGACAAGTCAAGAGCAAGACGGGGACAGGAGGAACAGGCATCTGATGGTAACATGTTGGACTTGGATACCAACAGAAAGAAGTTTCACAAGAAAAATGGAGATGTTCGTGACAAAGTTCAAAGCCCTCAAAGAATCCGTGACATCGAAAATCCTCGGTCAAAAAGTCTTCCTCAGCGTACTGATGACCAGAGAGCTTCAAAGTCTTCTGAATACATTGGCAGAGAGGGAAGGGGATCAAGTAGAGGAGAGTGGAGGGATAACAGGAGAGCAAGTAAACATAACTCACTCTCGGGGAGGAGAAGTCCTCAAAAGAGATCAAGGGCCTCTTCTCCGCAACGGCGAAGGATGGACTATCTAAGAAGCAATAACCAACACAGATATGAGCAAGGACGACGCGATGATTATTCCAGTGATGGTGATGTTGGTAGAAGGAGGTTGAGCCCCCAGCAACCAGCATTTTCTCGTGATGATTTTGGTACTATGCCCAGTCCCCCTTCATCTCGGGGAAGAGCAGAATATGGTACCAGCGAAAGACGTACGAGAAGAGCGGAAGAATATGAAAGGCATGGTTCCCCTTGGTACCTGAGAAGACCTGAAGGTGCTACTAGTCGAATGGATGACTCCAGTTTGTACGCACTAGGATCAGATTATGCAATGGACCGGACAAGTGTTCCTGTCCATCATCCACGCAACGTCGATCTTGATTACGGTGACTACCATTTGATGGACATTGCTCGAGTTGATAGGCATTCTGCGTATGGAGCGCGAACTGACACTGGCTGGGGCGAAAATGCAGCATTGAGTGGTGGGGGTTTCAGTGATTATGGACTCGGATCAGATTACCCACCAAGACTGAGATCAGATTCCGCACCAAGACTGAGATCAGATTCCCCACCAAGGAACGGATTTAAATTGGGTGATTTGGCTTTCGCTGCAGGTTCAGTTACGGACAAGTATGTTCCGCAGCTTGACCAAACGAATCATTATACAACAAGAGGCCATGGTGGCCTAAGTGATGTGAGCTTCCAGCGCGGACATCAGAACTCGTATAGATATAGTCTCTTCTAG
- the LOC100836667 gene encoding growth hormone-regulated TBC protein 1: MFGIQTRDVADDFNPRRRKTLWNTPPASMPAAHTIRYTTPRKSHANTHHLSVKFEDLYGFMVKGNVDDVNVLNEVRERIRQQGRVWWALEASKGANWYLQPRISSNGGEGVISVTSLKLSVLTNTITLRRLIRKGVPPVLRPKVWLSVSGAAKKRSTVPETYYDELIRATEGKTTPATRQIDHDLPRTFPCHPWLNSEEGQASLRRVLAGYSFRDSEVGYCQGLNYVAALLLLVMKTEEDAFWMLAVLLEDVLVRDCYTDNLSGCHVEQRVFKDLLAKKCPRIAAHLEAMGFDVSLVATEWFLCLFSKTLPSETTLRVWDVLFNEGAKVLFHVALAIFKMREDDLLRIQHIGDVIDVLQTTAHHLYDPDELLTFAFDKIGSMTANTITKERKKQETVVLAELDQRIRRLSSLKMDG, encoded by the exons ATGTTTGGGATCCAAACCAGGGATGTGGCAGATGATTTCAacccgaggaggaggaagacattgtggaacACGCCACCTGCATCCATGCCCGCCGCCCACACCATCAGGTACACCACACCCAGGAAGAGCCATGCCAATACCCACCACTTGTCGGTGAAGTTTGAGGATCTCTATGGCTTCATGGTGAAGGGCAATGTGGACGATGTCAATGTGCtgaacgaggtgagggagaggATAAGGCAGCAAGGGAGGGTGTGGTGGGCGCTGGAGGCAAGCAAGGGCGCAAACTGGTACCTCCAGCCGAGGATCTCCTCCAATGGCGGTGAGGGTGTGATTAGCGTCACGTCGCTCAAGCTATCAGTGCTCACCAATACAATTACCTTGAGGAGGCTCATCAGGAAGGGGGTGCCACCTGTGCTGAGGCCAAAGGTATGGTTGTCAGTGTCGGGAGCGGCCAAGAAGCGTTCAACGGTTCCTGAGACGTACTATGATGAGCTGATCAGGGCTACGGAGGGGAAGACCACACCAGCGACACGCCAAATCGACCAT GATCTTCCCCGTACCTTCCCTTGCCATCCTTGGTTGAACAGTGAGGAAGGTCAGGCATCTCTTCGACGTGTGCTTGCTGGATATTCATTCCGCGATTCAGAAGTTGGATATTGCCAG GGTTTAAATTACGTAGCTGCTCTGTTGTTGCTCGTTATGAAGACAgaggaagatgcattttggaTGCTTGCTGTACTTTTAGAAGATGTCCTTGTCAGAGATTGTTATACTGATAATCTTTCTGGCTGTCATGTTGAGCAGAGAGTGTTCAAAGATCTTCTAGCTAAAAAGTGCCCCAg GATTGCTGCTCATCTTGAAGCCATGGGATTTGATGTTTCACTTGTTGCCACAGAATGGTTCTTGTGTCTCTTCTCCAAAACATTGCCTTCAGAG ACAACCCTCCGGGTGTGGGATGTTTTATTCAATGAAGGAGCAAAGGTCTTGTTCCATGTTGCTCTGGCAATTTTCAAG ATGAGAGAAGATGATCTACTACGCATCCAACACATTGGTGATGTAATTGATGTTTTGCAAACAACTGCTCATCATCTATATGACCCTGATGAACTGCTCACG TTTGCATTTGATAAGATTGGGTCCATGACGGCAAATACAATcacaaaagagaggaaaaagcAGGAGACAGTGGTCTTGGCTGAGCTCGATCAAAGAATAAGACGGCTGAGTTCACTcaagatggatggatga